A window of the Lysinibacillus irui genome harbors these coding sequences:
- the cymR gene encoding cysteine metabolism transcriptional regulator CymR has protein sequence MKISTKGRYGLTIMIELAKHYGEGPIPLRKIAAEKELSEAYLEQLVSPLRNSGLVKSVRGAYGGYMLANPPSEISAAHVISVLEGPIQPVEGIENEEAPQRELWLRIRDAVKNVLDTTTIEDLAQYTEENVAEGYMFYI, from the coding sequence AAGGGCCGTTATGGGCTTACGATTATGATTGAATTAGCAAAGCATTATGGGGAAGGACCTATTCCATTGCGTAAAATTGCTGCGGAAAAAGAGCTTTCTGAAGCATATTTAGAGCAATTAGTGTCCCCGCTTCGTAATTCAGGCTTAGTAAAAAGTGTACGTGGTGCTTATGGTGGTTATATGCTAGCGAATCCACCTAGCGAAATTTCAGCTGCCCATGTTATTAGTGTACTAGAAGGGCCGATTCAACCTGTAGAGGGTATCGAAAATGAGGAAGCACCACAACGAGAGCTATGGCTTCGTATTCGTGATGCGGTAAAAAATGTATTAGATACAACAACAATTGAAGATTTAGCACAATATACAGAAGAAAATGTAGCAGAAGGCTATATGTTCTATATTTAA